Proteins encoded within one genomic window of Ovis aries strain OAR_USU_Benz2616 breed Rambouillet chromosome 1, ARS-UI_Ramb_v3.0, whole genome shotgun sequence:
- the DUSP28 gene encoding dual specificity phosphatase 28, which produces MDPQQAGRRADAAAPPPPFVRVAPSLFLGSARAAAAPEPLARAGVTLCVNVSRQQPGPGAPGLAELRVPVFDDPAEDLLAHLEPTCAAMEAAVRAGGACLVYCKNGRSRSAAVCTAYLMRHRGLSLERAFRTVKSARPVAEPNPGFWSQLQKYEEALQSRSLLPKEPSGPSEP; this is translated from the exons ATGGACCCGCAACAGGCCGGACGGCGCGCGGACGCCGCGGCGCCCCCGCCGCCTTTCGTGCGCGTCGCCCCCTCGCTCTTCCTCGGGAGCGCGCGCGCCGCGGCCGCGCCGGAGCCGCTGGCGCGCGCGGGCGTCACCCTGTGCGTCAACGTCTCGCGCCAGCAGCCCGGCCCGGGCGCGCCCGGCCTTGCCGAGCTGCGCGTGCCCGTGTTCGACGACCCGGCGGAGGACCTGCTGGCGCACCTGGAACCCACCTGCGCGGCCATGGAGGCCGCGGTGCGCGCCGGCGGCGCCTGCCTCGTCTACTGCAAGAACGGCCGCAGCCGCTCGGCCGCCGTTTGCACCGCCTACCTGATGCGTCACCGCGGCCTCAGCCTGGAGCGGGCCTTCCGG ACAGTGAAGAGCGCCCGCCCAGTGGCCGAGCCCAACCCGGGCTTCTGGTCCCAGCTCCAGAAGTACGAGGAGGCCCTG